The sequence below is a genomic window from Thermoflexus sp..
CCACAAGCCGATCGTCACCGCCCCCTTCGGGATGACCCTGGGCGGCGGGGCGGAGGTGGCCATGCACGGCGCCCGCATGGTGGCCTCGGCGGAGACCTACATCGGCCTGGTGGAGGTCGGGGTGGGCCTGATCCCCGCTGGCGGCGGCTGCAAGGAGATGATCCGCCGGGTGCTCACCCCCGCCATGCAGACGGAGAACGCGGATCCCCTGCCCTTCCTGCGGCGGATCTTCGAGACCATCGGGATGGCGAAGGTGGCCACCAGCGCCGAGGAGGGACGGGCCCTGGGATTCCTGAGCGAGGCCGACCGTATCGTGATGAACCCCGACTTCCTGATCGCGGAGGCCAAGCGGGAGGTGCTCCATCTGGCGGAATGCGGCTACCGGCCGCCGCTGAAGGCCAAACTCTACGCGGCCGGTCGGGACCTCCTGGCGGCGCTGCGTATCGGCGTCTGGCAGATGCGGGAGGCGCGCTACATCAGCGAGCACGACGCGAAGATCGGGGAGAAGCTGGCCTACGTGCTGTGCGGCGGCGATCACCCCGAGCCCATGTGGGTGGAGGAGGAGCACTTCCTGGATCTGGAGCGGGAAGCCTTCCTCTCTCTGTGCGGGGAGCCGAAGACCCAGGAACGGATCTGGCACTTCCTGCAAACCGGAAAGATCCTGCGGAATTGACATCCGGGCCGGCGCAATTGGCCGATGCATAAAGTCCCAACCCGATGATGACGAGGAGGAGCCCCATGCGGGAAGCGGTGATCGTGGCCGGCGCGCGAACAGCGGTCGGCAAAGCCAAAAAGGGAACCCTGCGGACCACCCGCCCGGAGGTCCTGGCGGCAACGGTGATCGCTGAGGCGCTGCGACGGGCTCCCGGGGTGGAGCCGGCGATGGTGGATGACGTGATCCTGGGCTGCGCCATGCCAGAGGGCCATCAGGGCCTCAACATCGCCCGCATCGCCGCCCTCAAAGCCGGGCTCCCCGTGAGCGTCCCGGCGATGACCATCAACCGGTTCTGCTCCTCAGGGCTGCAGGCCATCGCCCTGGCCGCCGAGCGCATCATGACCGGAGGCGCGGAGATCATCATCGCCGGCGGCGTGGAGTCCATGTCCCTGGTGCCCATGACCGGGTTCACCCTGCGGCCGGACCCGGAGCTGGCCGTGGCCTGGCCGGAGGTCTTCATCAGTATGGGGCTGGGAACCGAGCGGCTGGCCGAGAAGTTCGGCATCTCCCGGGAGGATGCCGACGCTTTCTCCCTGCGCAGCCATCAACGGGCCATCGCGGCCATCGACGCCGGCAAGTTCCGGGAGGAGATCGTCCCCCTGGAGGTGGAGGTAACCGAGCCGGCGGAAGATGGACGAGGGGTGCGACGGAAGGTGATCTTCGACACCGATGAAGGGCCCCGGCGGGATACCTCGATGGAGGCGCTGGCGAAGCTGCCCCCCGCCTTCAAGAACGGAGGCGTGGTCACCGCCGGGAACTCC
It includes:
- a CDS encoding acetyl-CoA C-acyltransferase; translated protein: MREAVIVAGARTAVGKAKKGTLRTTRPEVLAATVIAEALRRAPGVEPAMVDDVILGCAMPEGHQGLNIARIAALKAGLPVSVPAMTINRFCSSGLQAIALAAERIMTGGAEIIIAGGVESMSLVPMTGFTLRPDPELAVAWPEVFISMGLGTERLAEKFGISREDADAFSLRSHQRAIAAIDAGKFREEIVPLEVEVTEPAEDGRGVRRKVIFDTDEGPRRDTSMEALAKLPPAFKNGGVVTAGNSSQMSDGAAAVVVMERRRAEALGLRPIARFVSFAVAGVPPDLFGIGPVEAIPKALRMAGLRLEDIDLIELNEAFAAQALAVIRQLEMDLERVNVNGGAIALGHPLGCTGAKLTVQILNELRRRNGRYGMVTMCIGGGMGAAGIFEML